A single window of Candidatus Methylomirabilota bacterium DNA harbors:
- a CDS encoding metallophosphoesterase — protein sequence MISTTTDARDVLFVGDVQGCAAELRDLLQASGFDRRRHRLALCGDLINRGPDSVGVLELARELDAVAVLGNHEVSLIEGRASASLDLVRAQLGRSLDEWLGWLRALPTFVVEADYILVHAGIAPGKRPEECTREELTEIRTVDGGVPWFDFWRGPETVVFGHWAARGRVDRPLCKGLDTGCVYGGRLTGLWWPRREWVSVPAHRAWFVRAGDHAAG from the coding sequence ATGATCTCGACGACGACCGATGCTCGCGACGTGTTGTTCGTCGGCGACGTGCAGGGGTGCGCGGCGGAGCTGCGCGATCTCCTGCAGGCCTCGGGCTTCGATCGCCGGCGCCATCGCCTGGCGCTCTGCGGCGATCTGATCAACCGCGGGCCGGACAGCGTCGGCGTGCTCGAGCTGGCGCGCGAGCTCGACGCGGTGGCCGTTCTCGGCAACCACGAGGTCTCGCTGATCGAAGGTCGCGCCTCGGCGTCGCTGGACCTGGTCCGGGCGCAGCTGGGCCGGTCGCTGGACGAGTGGCTCGGCTGGCTGCGGGCCCTGCCCACGTTCGTCGTCGAGGCAGACTACATCCTCGTGCACGCCGGCATCGCGCCGGGCAAGCGCCCGGAGGAGTGCACGCGGGAGGAGCTGACCGAGATCCGCACCGTCGACGGGGGCGTGCCGTGGTTCGATTTCTGGCGCGGACCCGAGACCGTCGTCTTCGGCCACTGGGCCGCGCGGGGCCGCGTCGACCGGCCGCTCTGCAAGGGTCTCGATACCGGCTGCGTGTACGGCGGGCGGCTCACCGGACTCTGGTGGCCGCGGCGCGAGTGGGTCTCGGTGCCCGCGCACCGGGCCTGGTTCGTTCGCGCCGGCGACCACGCGGCCGGATAG
- a CDS encoding TlyA family RNA methyltransferase, with translation MKRFPKKRGLSKPVAVRRKSAPATRGKASPAPERPAAESRAKTKVRLDVALVERALVESREKAARLILAGDVLVDGQRVDKAGALVTPGARLELVARPRFVSRGGDKLQHALATFGIAPRGRVAIDVGASTGGFTHCLLEHGAVKVYAVDVGQGQLDAKLRADGRVVVMEKTNARNLPVDSFTESPDLATVDVSFISLEKVLPSVFSVLGPQGEAVVLVKPQFEVGKGQVGKGGVVRDGSHHQAVISRVARFAVLHGWHVRGATASPLKGPKGNREFFLLLTKTGRTLSELDVLITRMTAEEPPQP, from the coding sequence GTGAAGAGGTTCCCGAAGAAGCGTGGCCTGTCGAAGCCAGTGGCGGTCCGACGTAAATCCGCGCCCGCGACCCGCGGCAAGGCGAGCCCCGCCCCCGAGCGCCCGGCGGCCGAGAGCCGCGCGAAGACCAAGGTCCGGCTCGACGTGGCCCTGGTGGAGCGAGCCCTGGTCGAGTCGCGGGAGAAGGCGGCCCGGCTGATCCTCGCCGGCGACGTGCTCGTCGACGGCCAGCGGGTGGACAAGGCGGGCGCGCTGGTGACGCCCGGCGCGAGGCTCGAGCTGGTGGCGCGCCCGCGGTTCGTGAGCCGTGGCGGCGACAAGCTCCAGCACGCGCTGGCGACGTTCGGGATCGCGCCTCGTGGCCGCGTCGCCATCGACGTGGGGGCCTCCACCGGAGGCTTCACGCACTGCCTCCTGGAGCACGGCGCGGTCAAGGTGTACGCGGTGGACGTGGGGCAGGGACAGCTCGACGCCAAGCTCCGCGCGGACGGCCGCGTGGTGGTGATGGAGAAGACCAACGCGCGCAACCTGCCGGTCGACTCCTTCACCGAGTCGCCGGATCTCGCCACCGTGGACGTCTCCTTCATCTCGCTCGAGAAGGTCCTGCCGTCGGTCTTCTCGGTGCTCGGCCCCCAGGGCGAGGCGGTAGTGCTGGTGAAGCCGCAGTTCGAGGTCGGCAAGGGGCAGGTGGGCAAGGGCGGCGTGGTGCGGGACGGCTCGCACCATCAGGCGGTCATCTCGCGAGTGGCTCGCTTCGCGGTCCTGCACGGCTGGCACGTGCGGGGCGCGACCGCGTCGCCCTTGAAGGGCCCGAAGGGCAACCGCGAGTTCTTCCTCTTGCTGACCAAGACCGGCCGCACGCTGAGCGAGCTGGACGTCCTCATCACGCGGATGACCGCAGAGGAACCTCCGCAGCCGTGA
- the recN gene encoding DNA repair protein RecN — MPGTARSMARTMLRELSIRNLAVVEEAVVPFAPGLNVLTGETGAGKSIVVDALLLVTGARAQLDWIRTGADTAVVEAIFEIDPAGPVAAALEEAGHRAGDGELVVKRELARSGRHRAFVNDSAATVGLLERLGEALVELHGQHEHQRLMEPARQLLLLDRFAEAEDRRERVAASVRSWEEARATLRRLREEMREGARQEDLYRFQVSEIDAVKLRDGEESDLRAERARLQHAERIVAGLQEAVGLLYEDPQSAAARLARAAALLRDVSRVEPDAAAPIEAIEGAQSYLEDVVGRARALRDRAVFDPERLEQIDARLDAVARLKRKYGESVAAILAHRQDAAAALDRIVRHDAIAEETERAVADAAAAAGREAAALSEQRTRGAERLERLVQKEIRGLGMEHGRFRVALRRDAAGPDDLGSGAEGYRVGPRGAETAELLLSANPGEDLRPLAKVVSGGELSRVMLATKTVLAAADDVPVLVFDEVDAGIGGRVADVVGQKLRATAAGRQVLCVTHLAPIAAYASHHLLVQKHVARGATRTSVTALKATARVDELARMLGGERVTDTSRRHARELLREAQ, encoded by the coding sequence GTGCCCGGCACTGCCCGTAGCATGGCCCGCACGATGCTCCGCGAGCTGTCGATCCGGAATCTGGCGGTGGTGGAGGAGGCGGTGGTGCCCTTCGCCCCCGGTCTCAACGTGCTCACCGGCGAGACCGGTGCCGGCAAGTCCATCGTGGTCGACGCCCTCCTGCTCGTCACCGGCGCGCGCGCGCAGCTCGACTGGATCCGCACCGGCGCCGACACCGCGGTGGTCGAGGCAATCTTCGAGATCGACCCCGCCGGCCCGGTGGCCGCGGCCCTCGAGGAGGCCGGACACCGCGCGGGCGACGGCGAGCTGGTCGTCAAGCGCGAACTGGCGCGGTCCGGCCGCCATCGCGCCTTCGTCAACGACTCCGCGGCCACCGTCGGTCTGCTCGAGCGGCTCGGCGAAGCCCTGGTCGAGCTGCACGGCCAGCACGAGCACCAGCGCCTGATGGAGCCGGCGCGCCAGCTGCTCCTCCTCGACCGATTCGCGGAGGCGGAGGACCGCCGCGAGCGCGTGGCGGCCTCCGTCCGCTCGTGGGAGGAGGCGCGGGCCACCCTGCGACGGTTGCGCGAAGAGATGCGCGAGGGCGCCCGTCAAGAGGACCTCTACCGCTTCCAGGTCTCGGAGATCGACGCGGTGAAGCTCCGCGACGGCGAGGAGAGCGACCTGCGCGCCGAACGCGCTCGGCTGCAGCACGCCGAGCGGATCGTGGCCGGGCTTCAGGAGGCGGTCGGCCTGCTCTACGAGGATCCGCAGTCGGCCGCCGCGCGGCTCGCCCGGGCCGCCGCGCTGCTGCGCGACGTCTCGCGCGTCGAGCCGGACGCGGCCGCGCCGATCGAGGCCATCGAGGGCGCCCAGTCCTACCTGGAGGACGTGGTGGGCCGGGCCCGCGCCCTGCGCGACCGCGCCGTCTTCGACCCGGAGCGGCTCGAGCAGATCGACGCGCGCCTCGACGCCGTCGCGCGGCTCAAGCGCAAGTACGGCGAGTCGGTGGCGGCCATCCTGGCGCATCGCCAGGACGCGGCCGCCGCGCTCGATCGCATCGTCCGGCACGACGCCATCGCCGAGGAGACGGAGCGGGCGGTGGCCGACGCCGCGGCCGCGGCGGGCCGCGAGGCCGCGGCGCTCTCCGAGCAGCGCACGCGGGGAGCCGAGCGCCTCGAGCGCCTCGTCCAGAAGGAGATCCGCGGGCTCGGCATGGAGCACGGGCGCTTCCGGGTGGCGCTCCGCCGCGACGCCGCCGGCCCCGACGATCTCGGCTCGGGCGCCGAAGGATACCGCGTCGGCCCGCGTGGCGCGGAGACCGCCGAGCTGCTCCTCTCGGCCAACCCGGGCGAAGACCTTCGTCCGCTCGCCAAGGTCGTCTCGGGCGGCGAGCTCTCGCGGGTGATGCTGGCCACCAAGACCGTGCTGGCCGCCGCCGACGACGTGCCGGTGCTGGTGTTCGACGAGGTCGACGCGGGCATCGGCGGGCGCGTGGCCGACGTGGTGGGCCAGAAGCTGCGCGCCACCGCGGCGGGCCGGCAGGTGCTCTGCGTCACGCACCTCGCGCCGATCGCCGCGTACGCGAGCCATCACCTCCTCGTCCAGAAGCACGTGGCCCGCGGCGCCACCCGGACCAGCGTGACCGCGCTGAAGGCCACCGCCCGCGTCGACGAGCTCGCGCGCATGCTGGGCGGCGAGCGGGTCACCGACACGTCCCGACGCCACGCCCGCGAGCTGCTGCGAGAGGCGCAGTGA
- a CDS encoding NAD(+)/NADH kinase: MKRLGIVAKTDRQEARTVVPQLLDWCAARGIQPVLEKETAGLFPQTTAPITGRPELPGQSDLLLVLGGDGTLLGMARLVGDLGVPILGVNLGGLGFLTALTVEELFPALEAYLRGELVIEERMLLEARVFRRGERLGEYAALNDVVITKSAMSRIIRLEVAVDGDFATGYRADGLIISTPTGSTAYCLSAGGPIVYPTMDAMVLTPICSHTLTNRPIVLPATQRIAITLLTDQDVMLTLDGQVGFSLRLEDTVEVRRAAARTRLLRFPQKHFFSVLRTKLKWGER, encoded by the coding sequence GTGAAGCGACTGGGCATCGTCGCCAAGACGGATCGTCAGGAGGCCCGGACGGTGGTGCCGCAGCTGCTCGACTGGTGCGCGGCACGCGGGATCCAGCCGGTCCTCGAGAAGGAGACGGCGGGTCTCTTTCCGCAGACGACGGCGCCGATCACGGGGCGGCCGGAGCTTCCCGGCCAATCCGACCTGCTGCTGGTGCTGGGCGGTGACGGCACGCTGCTCGGCATGGCCCGTCTGGTGGGCGACCTGGGCGTGCCGATCCTCGGGGTCAATCTCGGCGGGCTCGGATTCCTCACCGCCCTCACCGTCGAGGAGCTGTTCCCCGCGCTCGAGGCCTACCTGCGCGGCGAGCTGGTGATCGAGGAGCGCATGCTCCTGGAGGCGCGCGTCTTTCGACGGGGCGAGCGCCTCGGGGAGTACGCGGCGCTCAACGACGTGGTCATCACCAAGTCGGCGATGAGCCGCATCATCCGTCTCGAGGTCGCGGTGGACGGCGACTTCGCCACCGGGTACCGGGCGGACGGGCTGATCATCTCGACGCCCACCGGCTCCACCGCGTACTGTCTCTCCGCGGGCGGCCCCATCGTGTATCCGACCATGGACGCGATGGTGCTCACCCCGATCTGCTCCCACACCCTCACGAACCGCCCGATCGTCCTGCCCGCCACGCAGCGCATCGCGATCACGCTGCTCACCGACCAGGACGTGATGCTGACCCTCGATGGCCAGGTGGGGTTCTCGCTCCGGCTCGAGGACACGGTGGAGGTGCGGCGGGCCGCCGCCCGTACCCGACTCCTGCGGTTTCCCCAAAAGCACTTCTTCTCGGTCCTCCGCACCAAGCTCAAGTGGGGCGAGCGATAG
- a CDS encoding class I SAM-dependent methyltransferase, with the protein MVRHLPTREAYDLWAEVYDRDGNPLIALEERHIGALIGETAGLAVADVGCGTGRHAVRLAMQGAHVTALDFSPGMLAAAREKPGAERVRFLRHDVTTPLPFEDGTIDRVLCCLVLEHVADLGALCRELARVCAARPRGAVVISAMHPAMVERGVQARFYDPRTGERTQPASRPHAISDYVRAAREADLTVERLDEHPVDDSLAAAYPRGARYVGWPMLLLMKLSRFGGEGTTWRSGRP; encoded by the coding sequence ATGGTCCGCCACCTGCCCACCCGTGAGGCCTACGATCTGTGGGCCGAGGTCTACGATCGGGACGGCAACCCGCTGATCGCCCTGGAGGAGCGGCACATCGGCGCGCTGATCGGCGAGACGGCCGGTCTCGCCGTGGCCGATGTCGGCTGCGGCACCGGACGACACGCGGTCCGCCTGGCCATGCAGGGCGCGCACGTCACCGCGCTGGACTTCTCGCCGGGCATGCTCGCGGCGGCGCGGGAGAAGCCGGGAGCCGAGCGCGTGCGGTTCCTGCGGCACGATGTCACCACGCCGCTGCCGTTCGAGGACGGCACGATCGATCGCGTCTTGTGCTGCCTGGTGCTGGAGCACGTGGCCGATCTGGGCGCGCTCTGTCGGGAGCTGGCGCGGGTGTGCGCCGCGCGTCCGCGAGGCGCCGTCGTGATCTCGGCCATGCATCCGGCCATGGTGGAGCGCGGCGTGCAAGCGCGCTTCTACGACCCGCGCACCGGCGAGCGAACGCAGCCGGCCAGCCGGCCGCACGCGATCAGCGACTACGTGAGGGCCGCGCGCGAGGCCGACCTCACCGTCGAGCGCCTCGATGAGCACCCCGTCGACGACTCGCTGGCCGCGGCATACCCCCGCGGCGCTCGCTATGTCGGCTGGCCGATGCTGCTGTTGATGAAGCTGTCGCGGTTCGGAGGGGAGGGAACTACTTGGCGGAGCGGGCGGCCTTGA
- the phnE gene encoding phosphonate ABC transporter, permease protein PhnE, whose translation MSRGGRWAGWITMLAVFLWSAVATEVSLGRMIEGLPYMWDFVRRMVPPDLSVLGNALRGAVQTIQIAVVGTATAAVLALPVGFAAARNAAPRWLFYSARLLLNTFRAVDTLVYALFFVAAVGLGPFPGVLAVVVYTATVLGKLYSEAIEAIEPGPVEAVRATGASGLQVLRWGVLPQIVPQFLSFTLYRFETNIRAAAILGFVGAGGIGFYIQTYLRLLNYPAAATVLLVLVVLVMIVDFASSRLRARLV comes from the coding sequence GTGAGCCGCGGCGGGCGGTGGGCGGGATGGATCACGATGCTGGCCGTGTTCCTGTGGTCGGCGGTGGCCACCGAGGTCTCGCTCGGGCGCATGATCGAGGGCCTGCCGTACATGTGGGACTTCGTGCGCCGCATGGTGCCGCCGGACCTCTCGGTGCTGGGAAACGCGCTCCGCGGGGCGGTGCAGACCATCCAGATCGCGGTGGTCGGTACCGCGACCGCCGCGGTGCTGGCCCTGCCGGTAGGATTCGCGGCCGCCCGCAACGCGGCCCCGCGGTGGCTCTTCTACAGCGCGCGGCTGCTGCTCAACACCTTCCGCGCGGTGGACACGCTCGTGTACGCGCTGTTCTTCGTCGCGGCGGTCGGCCTGGGGCCGTTTCCGGGCGTACTGGCGGTGGTGGTCTACACCGCCACCGTGCTCGGCAAGCTCTACTCCGAGGCCATCGAGGCGATCGAGCCCGGCCCCGTCGAGGCGGTGCGGGCGACCGGCGCCAGTGGGCTTCAGGTGCTGCGCTGGGGCGTGCTGCCGCAGATCGTGCCCCAGTTCCTCTCCTTCACGCTCTATCGCTTCGAGACCAACATCCGCGCGGCGGCGATCCTCGGCTTCGTGGGAGCGGGAGGCATCGGCTTCTACATCCAGACGTACCTGCGGCTCTTGAACTACCCGGCCGCGGCGACGGTTCTCCTCGTGCTGGTCGTGCTCGTGATGATCGTCGACTTCGCGTCGTCGCGGCTCCGGGCGCGCCTGGTCTGA
- a CDS encoding histidine triad nucleotide-binding protein → MTPACIFCRIAAKESPADIEYEDDLVMAFRDLYPKAPVHLLIVPKRHIESIAQVEPGDAGVLGRCIQVARLMGERTGYAERGYRLSCNTGPEGGQVVDHIHFHFTAGRR, encoded by the coding sequence ATGACCCCGGCCTGCATCTTCTGCCGCATCGCCGCGAAGGAGAGCCCGGCCGACATCGAGTACGAGGACGACCTGGTCATGGCGTTCCGGGACCTGTATCCCAAGGCGCCCGTCCATCTGCTGATCGTTCCCAAGCGTCACATCGAGTCGATCGCGCAGGTGGAGCCGGGGGACGCCGGCGTGCTCGGGCGCTGCATCCAGGTGGCGCGCCTGATGGGCGAGCGCACCGGCTACGCCGAGCGCGGCTACCGCCTGTCGTGCAACACCGGGCCCGAGGGCGGCCAGGTCGTCGACCACATCCACTTTCACTTCACCGCCGGCCGTCGGTGA
- a CDS encoding rhomboid family intramembrane serine protease, with the protein MFPLKDDNPSHTTPVVTIAFIVVNVLVFLYQFSLEVGGREGARAAESFIREFGLVPCRLTGACHGSPDLPSPVLTIFTSMFMHGGWFHVGGNMLYLGIFGNNIEDTLGHVRYLLFYLASGVAAALAQVAMGPTSDVPMVGASGAVSGVLGAYLLLFPHAHVTTLIILGFFFRVVKIPALVVLGFWIVLQVLNGLGSFGARGGVAFFAHIGGFLAGVGLLFVLRPRAGARAP; encoded by the coding sequence GTGTTTCCCCTGAAAGACGACAATCCGAGCCACACCACCCCCGTCGTCACGATCGCGTTCATCGTCGTCAACGTGCTGGTGTTCCTCTACCAGTTCTCCCTCGAGGTCGGCGGACGGGAAGGCGCGCGGGCCGCCGAGTCGTTCATCCGCGAATTCGGGCTCGTGCCGTGTCGGCTGACCGGCGCCTGTCACGGGTCGCCGGACCTGCCGTCGCCGGTGCTGACGATCTTCACGTCGATGTTCATGCACGGCGGCTGGTTCCACGTCGGCGGCAACATGCTCTATCTCGGCATCTTCGGCAACAACATCGAGGACACCCTGGGCCACGTCCGCTACCTGCTCTTCTATCTGGCTTCCGGGGTGGCGGCCGCGCTGGCGCAGGTCGCCATGGGCCCGACCTCGGACGTGCCGATGGTCGGAGCCAGCGGCGCGGTTTCGGGCGTCCTCGGCGCCTACCTGCTGCTGTTCCCGCACGCCCACGTGACCACGCTGATCATCCTGGGGTTCTTCTTCCGGGTGGTCAAAATACCGGCCCTCGTCGTGCTGGGCTTTTGGATCGTGCTCCAGGTCCTGAACGGTCTCGGGAGCTTCGGAGCGCGGGGTGGGGTGGCCTTCTTCGCCCACATCGGAGGCTTCCTGGCCGGCGTCGGGCTCCTGTTCGTGCTCAGGCCCCGCGCCGGGGCCCGCGCACCCTGA
- a CDS encoding pitrilysin family protein — MTGRRRAALAVAAALTLLGVAAGAASASGPQRTRLANGLTILVRENAATPVVAASLFVRMGSRWETEDNAGISHLLQQVMLKGTATRSALEIAETAEGLGGGISASADMDYSEIRATALARNWKTLLDLVADVALRPTLPAAEIDGERRAMLTALRSRQDQPFPLALDTVMSRVYGDHPYGRPILGRAAALERIDHDTLVAHHRRFYRAPRIILAVSGDITAREVVAEVARRFAGASTEESAPEPLEPSAAARADRTVLVKPAAQAQVLVAFLAPPTAHPDYPAVKVLATALGGGMAGRLFTEVRDKQGLAYSTGGSYPSRRGPGVFYTQLGTAPANQARAEVAMLGELDRIRREPVSPSELARAKAYLLGQFGLDRRTNARLAWYDAFFEALGVGPDFADRYAQAVEAVTAEDVQRVARTYLTTPTIVTLGPAAQ; from the coding sequence ATGACCGGCCGTCGGCGGGCCGCTCTTGCGGTCGCGGCCGCCCTCACGCTGCTCGGCGTGGCCGCCGGCGCCGCGTCCGCTTCCGGACCGCAGCGGACGCGCCTCGCCAACGGGCTCACCATCCTGGTGCGGGAGAACGCGGCCACGCCGGTGGTCGCGGCCTCGCTGTTCGTCCGCATGGGCTCGCGCTGGGAGACCGAGGACAACGCGGGCATCAGCCATCTGCTCCAGCAGGTGATGCTGAAGGGCACCGCCACGCGCTCCGCGCTCGAGATCGCCGAGACCGCGGAGGGGCTCGGGGGTGGCATCAGCGCCTCGGCGGACATGGACTATTCCGAGATCCGCGCCACCGCGCTCGCTCGCAACTGGAAGACCCTGCTCGATCTGGTGGCGGACGTCGCGCTCCGGCCCACGCTCCCCGCGGCCGAGATCGACGGAGAGCGTCGCGCCATGCTGACCGCGCTCCGCAGCCGGCAGGATCAGCCGTTTCCGCTCGCCCTGGACACCGTCATGAGCCGCGTGTACGGCGACCATCCGTACGGCCGGCCGATCCTCGGGCGAGCCGCCGCGCTCGAGCGCATCGATCACGATACCCTGGTCGCCCACCATCGGCGCTTCTACCGCGCGCCCCGCATCATCCTCGCGGTGAGCGGCGACATCACGGCCCGGGAGGTCGTGGCCGAGGTGGCCCGGCGATTCGCGGGGGCGTCGACGGAAGAGAGCGCTCCCGAACCCTTGGAGCCTTCCGCGGCGGCCCGGGCGGACCGCACCGTGCTCGTGAAGCCCGCCGCGCAGGCCCAGGTGCTGGTCGCGTTCCTCGCCCCGCCCACCGCGCACCCCGACTACCCGGCGGTGAAGGTGCTGGCCACCGCGCTCGGCGGGGGCATGGCCGGACGCCTCTTCACCGAGGTCCGGGACAAGCAGGGGCTGGCGTACTCGACCGGCGGCTCGTACCCATCACGCCGCGGCCCCGGGGTCTTCTACACCCAGCTCGGCACGGCTCCCGCCAATCAGGCTCGTGCCGAGGTCGCGATGCTGGGCGAGCTCGATCGCATCCGGCGCGAGCCGGTGAGCCCGAGCGAGCTGGCCCGCGCGAAGGCCTACCTGCTCGGCCAGTTCGGGCTGGACCGGCGCACGAACGCGCGGCTCGCCTGGTACGACGCGTTCTTCGAGGCGCTCGGCGTGGGCCCCGACTTCGCCGATCGCTACGCGCAGGCGGTGGAGGCGGTGACCGCCGAGGACGTGCAGCGCGTGGCGCGGACCTACCTGACGACCCCGACGATCGTCACGCTCGGCCCCGCCGCGCAATAG
- a CDS encoding pitrilysin family protein, with translation MREVLPNGMRLIVQEHRAASTVAIHLWAGVGGRDEAIGERGFSHFAEHMLFKGTTTRPRGFVDREVEAVGGRTNAGTSNDYTFYYLLLPAARALSGISLMADMVLNSVFDPAELGREREVVFEEVRLNEDNPRSSLGRQLYNLLYDGHPYGRPVLGDVKDLRDATPESLRGYYARHYVPDNLTLVVVGPVDPAAVRAAAIEAFGSRPATGYARPPVGAPAPLEGVRARSVERPERQTQLGFAWLAPPLGDPDMPAVDVLSHILGGSRSSRLNQALRERARLVSSISGWYGTLQGAGALGVTAQLEGSDQDAVEKAIMAEIARVQSEGVTAEELARAITASEAEREFSRETVEGLALAYGRAETTWNLEAERTYVDRIRAVTRDQVQQAARRYLTGSYARLAFVPRGRAQ, from the coding sequence GTGAGAGAGGTTCTGCCGAACGGCATGCGTCTCATCGTGCAGGAGCATCGGGCGGCCAGCACGGTGGCGATCCACCTCTGGGCGGGTGTGGGCGGCCGCGACGAAGCGATCGGCGAGCGAGGGTTCTCCCATTTCGCGGAGCACATGCTCTTCAAGGGCACCACGACGCGCCCGCGTGGCTTCGTGGATCGCGAGGTCGAAGCAGTCGGCGGCCGGACGAACGCGGGAACGTCCAACGACTACACCTTCTACTATCTCCTGTTGCCGGCGGCGCGCGCGCTCTCCGGCATCTCGTTGATGGCGGACATGGTGCTCAACTCGGTGTTCGATCCCGCCGAGCTGGGGCGCGAGCGCGAGGTGGTCTTCGAGGAGGTCCGACTGAACGAGGACAACCCACGCTCCTCGCTCGGACGGCAACTGTACAACCTCCTCTATGACGGTCATCCCTATGGCCGACCGGTGCTGGGAGACGTCAAGGATCTGCGTGACGCCACCCCGGAGTCGTTGCGCGGCTACTATGCGCGGCACTACGTGCCCGACAACCTGACCCTCGTGGTGGTCGGCCCGGTGGACCCCGCCGCGGTGCGCGCGGCGGCGATCGAGGCCTTCGGCTCGCGGCCCGCCACCGGCTATGCGCGGCCACCGGTCGGCGCGCCGGCTCCGCTCGAGGGAGTGCGCGCCCGCTCGGTGGAGCGTCCCGAGCGTCAGACCCAGCTCGGATTCGCCTGGCTGGCCCCGCCGCTCGGCGATCCCGACATGCCGGCGGTGGACGTGCTCAGCCACATCCTCGGCGGCTCACGCAGCTCGCGCCTCAATCAGGCGCTGCGCGAGCGCGCCCGACTGGTGTCGAGCATCAGCGGGTGGTACGGGACGCTGCAGGGTGCGGGAGCCCTCGGCGTGACCGCGCAGCTCGAGGGCTCCGATCAGGACGCGGTCGAGAAGGCGATCATGGCCGAGATCGCGCGCGTGCAGTCGGAGGGCGTGACCGCAGAGGAGCTGGCGCGGGCCATCACCGCGTCCGAAGCCGAGCGGGAATTCTCGCGCGAGACCGTCGAGGGCCTGGCCCTGGCCTACGGGCGCGCGGAGACCACGTGGAACCTCGAGGCGGAGCGCACCTATGTGGATCGGATCCGGGCGGTGACCCGCGATCAGGTCCAGCAGGCCGCGCGCCGCTACCTGACCGGCTCCTACGCGCGTCTGGCCTTCGTGCCGCGAGGACGCGCGCAATGA
- the phnC gene encoding phosphonate ABC transporter ATP-binding protein, translating to MIRVRSLRKDYPGSPRALDGIDLDIEPGAFVALIGPSGAGKSTLLRCLNGLVTPTAGEVEVHGRMVTGASAESLRRIRADVGFVFQQFNLLRRLTVRENAMLGRLAHTSTWRSLGGWFARADVARVEATLARVGLEGLSERRVDTLSGGQQQRVAIARALVQTPTVVLADEPMASLDPALAHTVMELLRRINREDGITVVASLHVLELAQIYGHRIVGLLRGRVVHDGPPASLDEPAIGRIFGSTRS from the coding sequence GTGATCCGGGTCCGCTCGCTCCGGAAGGACTACCCGGGCAGTCCGCGGGCGCTGGACGGCATCGATCTCGACATCGAGCCGGGCGCGTTCGTGGCCCTCATCGGGCCCAGCGGAGCGGGGAAGTCCACGCTGCTGCGCTGCCTGAACGGTCTGGTCACGCCGACCGCGGGCGAGGTGGAGGTGCACGGGCGAATGGTCACCGGCGCCTCCGCCGAGTCACTGCGCCGCATACGCGCCGACGTCGGCTTCGTGTTCCAGCAGTTCAATCTCCTGCGCCGGCTCACCGTGCGGGAGAACGCGATGCTGGGCCGCCTCGCTCATACGTCGACGTGGCGATCGCTCGGCGGATGGTTCGCGCGGGCCGACGTGGCGCGGGTCGAGGCGACGCTGGCGCGGGTCGGTCTGGAGGGACTTTCCGAGCGCCGCGTGGACACGCTCTCGGGCGGGCAGCAGCAGCGTGTGGCCATCGCCCGGGCGCTGGTCCAGACCCCGACGGTCGTGCTGGCCGACGAGCCGATGGCGAGCCTGGATCCGGCCCTCGCCCACACCGTGATGGAGCTGCTCCGGCGGATCAACCGCGAGGACGGCATCACGGTGGTGGCCTCCCTCCACGTGCTGGAGCTGGCTCAGATCTACGGCCATCGCATCGTGGGCCTGCTCCGGGGCCGCGTCGTACACGACGGCCCGCCCGCCTCCCTCGACGAACCCGCCATTGGCCGCATCTTCGGATCCACGCGATCGTGA